The Desulfuromonadaceae bacterium genome includes the window GTCTGAATCAGTGCCGCTACGCCACAGGTTACAGCGATGGTGTGCCCGACCAGGCCGGTGCACAGACCGAGGGTGACATTCACTCCTGCCGCGCGTCCGTTCAGGGCCGACTGCGTCAGGACAAAGATATTGTCAGGACCCGGAGCAAGGCAGAGAATGAGGGCGGCACAGAAGAAGGCCAGCAGGGTGTCGAGAGGGATCATGGTATATTTTCCGGTGGTTCTGGCTGAGGTCACGTTGGTTCTGGTTTTTTATCACAATTAAGCGGTTGTGTGGGGAGAATATTTATTCAGCAGGTGGGGTGTTGTAAATGACAAAAATAGTTATCAATTATCTTGACAGTCATTTTTCATTCAGTATAATGACCCTAAATTTGGTCCATTCTCAATCAATTCAATTCCAAGGAGATTATGATGAAAAAATTTGTCTGTACGGTTTGTGGTTATGTTCATGAAGGTGATGCTCCCCCGGCAGCCTGCCCGCAGTGCGGCGTCGGTTCCGATAAATTTGAAGAGCAAAGTGGTGAACTGGCGTGGGCGGATGAGCACCGTGTCGGTGTCGCAAAGGATGTGGACGCCGAGGTTCTTGACGGATTGCGCGCCAACTTCACCGGTGAGTGCACCGAAATCGGCATGTATCTGGCGATGAGTCGTCAGGCCGACCGCGAGGGTTATCCCGAGATCGCCGAGGCGTACAAACGTATCGCGTTCGAAGAGGCCGACCATGCCGCCCGGTTCGCCGAGCTGCTTGGCGAGGTGGTTCATGCCGACACCAAAAAGAACCTCCAATTGCGGGTCGAGGCCGAGAACGGCGCCTGCGCCGGCAAGAAGAAGATCGCGACCCGCGCCAAAGAGCTGGGATACGATGCGATCCACGACACTGTTCACGAGATGTGCAAGGATGAAGCGCGTCACGGACAGGCGTTCGCCGGGTTGCTGAAGCGCTACTTCGCTTAAAGTCGTGATGCAAAGGCGTTGAAAATCGAGCGTCAAAATCAAAAAAGCACCACACATTGTGTGGTGCTTTTTTGATTAACCTGTGACGCATTGTTGTCACCGTTCCCCGCTTGTCTTCTCCGAAAACAAGATCAAAGCCGGACCTGCGGCAACTCATCGGCAATCGCCAGCAGTCGCTCGGCGTTCCCCTTGATCTTCGCCTGCAACGTCCGGGCAAAATCGATCTCCTCCTCGCTCCAGTCCTCCCCCAGCGGCAGATTCCCCAAACGGCCGATGACCGCTGCTCCGAGGTTTTTCAGGCTGGTCGCCACTTGCCGTGGCGGCAGCTGGCAGTCGTTACAGAATCCCGCCAGGTCATAGGGCGTGACCTTCT containing:
- a CDS encoding NADH peroxidase; this encodes MKKFVCTVCGYVHEGDAPPAACPQCGVGSDKFEEQSGELAWADEHRVGVAKDVDAEVLDGLRANFTGECTEIGMYLAMSRQADREGYPEIAEAYKRIAFEEADHAARFAELLGEVVHADTKKNLQLRVEAENGACAGKKKIATRAKELGYDAIHDTVHEMCKDEARHGQAFAGLLKRYFA